Within Phycisphaerales bacterium, the genomic segment GCGACAGTGCCATCCATACGATACGTCGAGTCGTATGCAGCTAGGGCACGGCTCGGTCCTGCGTCGCGGTCCAGTCGCACTCCATCAGCACGTAGTCCGTCGCGGTCAGGCCGAGCGCGCGGTATACCTCCTGCGCGCGATCATTGTCGCGGTCGACGTACAGCCGCAGGCCGCAGACGTGTCCAACGGCGCGTGCCCGCCGCTCTACTTCGGCGTGCAGGGCGCGGAAGACGCCGCGGCCACGCTGCTCGGGGGCGACATAGACGCTTTGAATCCACCAGAAGTCGCCGTCGCGCCAATCGCTCCACTCGTAGGTGACGAGGAGCTGGCCGACAACGATGCCCTCCACCTCGGCGACGAGGTAGAAGCCGCGGGCGGGCTCCGCGAGGACGCGCTCGACTCCACGGCGGACGGCGGCGGGGTCG encodes:
- a CDS encoding GNAT family N-acetyltransferase produces the protein MSNELSIRPAAPTDRDTLAAYNVAMAAETEHRRLDPAAVRRGVERVLAEPARGFYLVAEVEGIVVGQLLVTYEWSDWRDGDFWWIQSVYVAPEQRGRGVFRALHAEVERRARAVGHVCGLRLYVDRDNDRAQEVYRALGLTATDYVLMECDWTATQDRAVP